TCATCGGAGAATAGACCGCCGTGGAGAACCAAGTACTTGGATCCAATTAATGTGGCCAGGGCCAATGCTGAGAAACTCTCAGAGAATAGCCTGAAAATCCTATAATGGGTGTTCAGTAACCGTTGACCGTATTGGTGTCAGAGTCCAAAATCCAAATTTACCTGTCGTTATACTTGGCTTTGCATTCTCCTTCAAAGCCGTAGACCTTGTTCATGTCATCTGTCTCGTGATTTCCTCGGTTCaggaagaagttgttggGTCGTAGCCACTTGTAGGCGTACAGTAATAACGCAATCTCGGTGGACCAAGAACCCCTGTCGACGAAATCGCCGTTGAACAGGTACCAGTGCTTATCCGATGGAACACCGTTTCGTCGGAACAATTCCATGAGGTCAAAGTATTGGCCTAGATTCGGGAATAAGTTAGCACCATGCAATAAATAACCAATAACAGCTATGCCACAATATGTTTTGCCTACCGTGGGTATCACCACAGACAGTCAGCTCGACTCCCTCGGGAACTTCCACCTCCACCATGGTGGGCTCGTCGTATACGATTTTCTTGACGGCAAGGATGATCTGGTAGACGTATTTCTTCGCAAGGAGCTTGCCATTCTTGAATCTCTCAATCATGTCGTCGATAAATTCCTGGGTCATCTCGCTTCCAAGCTTGGCTCCGTCATAGCCATCCTCCACGACCATGGAGTCCAGATCAAGCCCCTCCGCAGCGGATGGCTCATCGCCAACTTCGATGGCAGCGAAGAAAGCCAGCTGGCGCACAATCTTCTTGCATTCCTCCAGCTTGAGTCGCGCATCCTTGTTGTTGGGGTCCAGTCGGACACACTCTTTGAAGTCTTCAATCGCATCCTTGGGTTTTAGAATCGCAGTGCGGGCGAGGCCTCGGCGGAAGTATGCCTACATGTCGAAAAACCATGACTTAGCCCCAAACTCTTGTACAATGCGGCCGTGAGAATGTTTTACCTTGACCAGCTTCGGGTTGATCTCGAGAGCCTTGGTGGCATCGGCAATGGCATATCCGTATGCTTCTGTCTTGATGTATGCCTAGTCACACGCCAGTTAGTCAAGCTGCAGCCTGGGGTATAAAGACCGAGCCGGAGCGAAGTCGGGTTTACATACTTGGGCTCTGTTGGTGAAAAACGTGGGCTCGGAGGCATCTGCATCGATGGCCTTGCTGTAAAAGGTAATTGCTGTAGGATAATCCCCATGGGAGAACGCCTTGTTTCCCTGGTTCTTGAACTCGACAGCCGTTTGCGACATGGTGAAGAGGGGTGATTATAGGTTGGACTGGAGCACGCGGAGATATTGGGAGGGAAGCCTAGGGCCGTGATATCGCGTGCGCCAGACCGTCGCAAGAGAAATTCGCaggatttggagatgggagAATGCACAATAGATAATTTATACAAGAAAGACGAGCTCTTTGTCCTCGGCCGGTCAACGTCACAGGCGCAGCGTCTGGAGGAGCAAGTGAGAGGTTTGGACTTTTCGCAAAGAGAGCCCAAAACCTGGAATCGATAAAGAACTGGGGATGCAGAGTGGGTTCTGGATTGGGCTAACAAGGTCCTAACAAGGTCCgaatgaggagaaggccaagTGCAGATGCCCGTCTCGGCTCCTCTAGGCTGCTCCAGAGGCTCCTCAATAGGCTGCCGGGCCCCTGTAGGGCCTACCAGGTTGTGCTATTTGCCGCTGCCATGTGCCCCTGTGGATGTCGGAGGCGTCCATGTTCCAGCGGCCTGGCCAGCCCTAAGGCTGACCTGTGGCTTTCCATTCCGTCCATTGCGCATACAACAAAGCCCGGATGGCGGCcatgtgctggtgctggtgcgTGCTGCGGTCGGATAGATGCATGTAcccgtacatgtacatgtggCGGCTCGTGGGGCGAGTGACAAGGGCCTTGCTGGCGTGGCGGCAGTAGTCCGGAGTACTGCCAGTTGGCACAGTACTTTTCACATGGCGACTCTACCCTTGTCATTCATTTCAACAACTGAACGGCCCAAACTCTCCTGCTTGCACATCAACAAACAACACCTCTCGTCATAATCAAAGGCCAGTTTCACATCAACAAAGCAGCCTCCAAGGAACCAAACCACGTCATCAAACATACGGCAGAGCCTAAAACGAATCTCTGGTTTCGTCTTAACACGGCTCGCCATGGAGTCTGCGGCTGGGGCCTTAAACGCTCTGGTGCGTAAGAGGACCGACACAGATCTGATGCCGCCTCCACCGCCAGCAAAAAAGATCAAGAGGCCCAAGAAAGTGCTGGATGAGGATACGTACACAGAAGCGCTCTCGCAGATTATCGCCAGGGATTTCTTTCCCGGCCTTTTGGAGACGCAGATTCAGCAGGAGTATCTGGATGCGATGGAGTCGAAAGATGCTGCCTGGATATCAAGCGCCAGCCGGAGACTTCGACACGTCATGACCCCTGGTCGGAAACCTACCAgagcctcttcatcaatcaaCATCACAAATGGCAACAGCACTCCCACTAGCTATGTCGGCGATACACCAGCGTCTGTGGCAACAAGCGTCGTGCAGGCCAAACCGGGGCTGGACCTCAACCTGAGCTTGTCCACATTTCAGGCCACCTACACTAGTGAAGACAATGAAAGCTTCTATAAACTAATCGACAAGCAAAACCAGAAGAGGGCCGATAAATACGCCTGGCTCTGGCGTGGAAATAAGCTTCCCTCGAAACAAATGATCAAACAGAAAGAGGTCACCGACAGGCTGGAACAGACACGGAGTCTTGTTGACGATGGATTCAAGAGAGATCTATTGGCCATCAGGGATGTCGAAGAGCGGCCTGCACGGCCAGACTCGTGGAAGGCAGCTCCACGGAATGGTCTCATGTTCGAGCCGGAGGGCCTCGAAGACGGGGTT
Above is a genomic segment from Trichoderma breve strain T069 chromosome 6, whole genome shotgun sequence containing:
- a CDS encoding PPP5 TPR repeat region domain-containing protein, which encodes MSQTAVEFKNQGNKAFSHGDYPTAITFYSKAIDADASEPTFFTNRAQAYIKTEAYGYAIADATKALEINPKLVKAYFRRGLARTAILKPKDAIEDFKECVRLDPNNKDARLKLEECKKIVRQLAFFAAIEVGDEPSAAEGLDLDSMVVEDGYDGAKLGSEMTQEFIDDMIERFKNGKLLAKKYVYQIILAVKKIVYDEPTMVEVEVPEGVELTVCGDTHGQYFDLMELFRRNGVPSDKHWYLFNGDFVDRGSWSTEIALLLYAYKWLRPNNFFLNRGNHETDDMNKVYGFEGECKAKYNDRIFRLFSESFSALALATLIGSKYLVLHGGLFSDDKVTLDDIRKLNRHNQRQPGQSGLMMEMLWTDPQDEPGRGPSKRGVGMQFGPDVTKRFCENNGLEAVIRSHEVRMDGYEVQHDGKCITVFSAPRYCDSTENRGAYINIGPDYKLRYEQFDAVPHPNIRPMAYAQSSLMSSLM
- a CDS encoding nuclear protein es2 domain-containing protein, which codes for MESAAGALNALVRKRTDTDLMPPPPPAKKIKRPKKVLDEDTYTEALSQIIARDFFPGLLETQIQQEYLDAMESKDAAWISSASRRLRHVMTPGRKPTRASSSINITNGNSTPTSYVGDTPASVATSVVQAKPGLDLNLSLSTFQATYTSEDNESFYKLIDKQNQKRADKYAWLWRGNKLPSKQMIKQKEVTDRLEQTRSLVDDGFKRDLLAIRDVEERPARPDSWKAAPRNGLMFEPEGLEDGVKTIAESAEEQSRMAPRSISYENTRMPQPHVPQRPLSPTMSIVGGGETPRVNGYAFVDDEDGDDDASIKMPAPINLGPGDATNPFKIQDQRERELLHERMVERISKSKSESQRRGFTGKASQMETPRFTSGPRVSGGLTPAAQRLWNKMATPLRGKAADSFGQATPRKPKGSLLRSVSRVPPKSD